A single Klebsiella variicola DNA region contains:
- a CDS encoding YaiY family protein gives MAEFSFSKSLLGNKKRGALTGSHVAYGLFVLVCCWAGAQMLSMLIHAPGVFERLMQTQDASRPQVDISLAVGTLFGLIPFLIGCSFIGLLALIVRWRQRR, from the coding sequence ATGGCTGAATTCAGTTTTTCAAAATCGCTTTTGGGAAATAAAAAAAGAGGGGCGTTGACCGGCAGCCATGTCGCCTACGGCCTGTTCGTGCTAGTCTGCTGCTGGGCCGGCGCGCAGATGCTCAGCATGCTGATCCACGCTCCGGGGGTATTTGAACGCTTGATGCAAACGCAGGACGCCAGCCGTCCGCAAGTCGACATCAGTCTCGCCGTTGGCACCCTCTTTGGCCTGATCCCTTTCCTGATCGGCTGCTCGTTCATCGGGCTGCTGGCGCTCATTGTGCGCTGGCGTCAGCGCCGTTAA
- a CDS encoding DUF2754 family protein, giving the protein MKLTDKIRRDWHYYAVALGLIFILNGVVGLLGFETQGWQPYAVGLVTWVISFWAAGLVIRRRPAEEA; this is encoded by the coding sequence ATGAAGCTCACAGATAAAATTCGCCGCGACTGGCACTACTACGCGGTGGCGCTGGGGCTAATTTTTATTCTCAATGGGGTGGTGGGGCTGCTGGGGTTTGAAACACAAGGCTGGCAACCCTACGCCGTCGGTCTGGTCACCTGGGTCATTAGCTTCTGGGCCGCGGGCCTGGTGATCCGCCGCCGCCCGGCAGAAGAGGCCTGA
- the hemB gene encoding porphobilinogen synthase produces MTDLITRPRRLRQSAALRALFEETTLSLNDLVLPIFVEEEIDDYKAIEAMPGVMRIPEKYLAREIERIANAGIRSVMTFGISHHTDATGSDTWNENGLVARMSRICKSTVPEMIVMSDTCFCEYTSHGHCGVLCDHGVDNDATLENLGKQAVVAAAAGADFIAPSAAMDGQVQAIRRSLDAAGFTNTAIMSYSTKFASSFYGPFREAAGTALKGDRKTYQMSPMNRREAIRESLLDEAQGADCLMVKPAGAYLDILRDIRERSDLPLGAYQVSGEYAMIKFAAQAGAIDEEKVVLESLGAIKRAGADLIFSYFALDLAEKKILR; encoded by the coding sequence ATGACAGATTTAATCACTCGCCCCCGCCGCCTGCGTCAATCCGCTGCGCTGCGCGCCCTGTTTGAAGAGACAACACTGAGTTTGAACGACCTGGTGTTGCCGATCTTTGTTGAAGAAGAAATTGATGATTACAAAGCGATCGAGGCCATGCCCGGCGTGATGCGCATTCCGGAAAAATATCTGGCACGTGAAATCGAACGCATCGCTAACGCCGGCATTCGCTCGGTGATGACCTTTGGCATTTCTCATCACACCGATGCTACCGGCAGCGATACCTGGAATGAAAATGGCCTGGTGGCGCGTATGTCGCGGATCTGCAAGTCCACGGTGCCGGAGATGATCGTCATGTCCGATACCTGCTTCTGCGAATACACTTCCCACGGTCACTGTGGCGTGCTGTGCGACCACGGGGTGGATAACGACGCGACCCTGGAAAACCTCGGCAAGCAGGCCGTTGTCGCCGCCGCCGCCGGGGCGGATTTCATCGCTCCTTCCGCCGCGATGGACGGTCAGGTACAAGCGATTCGCCGCTCGCTGGATGCCGCCGGTTTCACTAATACGGCAATTATGTCCTACTCCACCAAGTTCGCTTCCTCCTTCTACGGCCCGTTCCGCGAAGCGGCCGGTACCGCGCTGAAGGGCGATCGGAAAACCTATCAGATGAGCCCGATGAACCGCCGGGAGGCCATTCGCGAGTCGCTGCTCGATGAAGCCCAGGGCGCCGACTGCCTGATGGTGAAACCGGCTGGCGCCTACCTGGATATTCTGCGCGATATCCGCGAACGCAGCGATCTGCCGCTCGGCGCCTATCAGGTCAGCGGGGAGTACGCGATGATCAAATTCGCTGCCCAGGCGGGCGCTATCGATGAAGAGAAAGTGGTTCTGGAAAGCCTCGGCGCTATCAAACGCGCAGGCGCCGACCTGATCTTCAGCTATTTCGCCCTCGATCTGGCTGAGAAAAAAATCCTCCGTTAA
- a CDS encoding DUF1615 domain-containing protein: protein MAARLSRIIPGSSTLLAAMVLSACTSQQAPTLKKGEKPVDVASVVRQKMPASVKDREAWAQAIATAFDSQKLAPTEENVCSVLAVAQQESNYQSDPVVPGLNKIAWQEIDRRAEKMHIPPFLVHTALKITSPNGKSYSDRLDNVKTEKQLSAIFDDFIGMVPMGQKLFGSLNPVHTGGPMQVSIAFAEQHTSGYPWKMNGTVRQEVFSLRGGLWFGTYHLLNYPASYSVPLYRFADFNAGWYASRNAAFQNAVVKASGVKLALDGDLIRYDSEEPGSTELAVRRLAGQLGMSDSEIHSQLKKGDSLAFEKTDLYQQVFRLAEKRAGKTLPREMLPGIQLESPKITRNLTTAWFAKRVDERRANCMARR from the coding sequence ATGGCCGCACGTTTATCGCGCATTATTCCCGGTTCATCGACGCTGTTGGCGGCCATGGTGCTGAGCGCCTGCACCAGCCAGCAGGCCCCGACGCTGAAAAAGGGCGAGAAGCCCGTTGACGTGGCGTCGGTGGTGCGGCAGAAAATGCCGGCCAGCGTCAAGGATCGGGAGGCCTGGGCGCAAGCCATCGCCACCGCGTTTGACAGCCAGAAGCTGGCGCCGACGGAAGAGAATGTCTGCTCGGTGCTGGCGGTCGCGCAGCAGGAGTCTAACTATCAGTCCGATCCGGTGGTGCCGGGGTTGAATAAAATCGCCTGGCAGGAAATTGACCGCCGGGCGGAAAAAATGCACATTCCGCCGTTTCTGGTCCATACCGCGCTGAAGATCACCTCGCCAAACGGTAAAAGCTATAGCGACCGTCTGGACAATGTGAAGACGGAAAAGCAGCTGAGCGCCATTTTTGATGACTTTATCGGGATGGTGCCGATGGGGCAGAAGCTGTTCGGTTCACTTAACCCGGTGCACACCGGGGGGCCGATGCAGGTCAGCATTGCCTTTGCCGAGCAGCACACCTCCGGCTACCCGTGGAAAATGAACGGGACGGTGCGCCAGGAGGTCTTCAGCCTGCGCGGCGGCCTGTGGTTTGGCACCTATCATCTGTTGAATTACCCGGCCAGCTACAGCGTGCCGCTGTACCGCTTTGCCGACTTCAACGCCGGCTGGTATGCCAGCCGTAACGCCGCCTTCCAGAACGCGGTGGTGAAAGCCAGCGGGGTGAAACTGGCGCTCGACGGCGACCTTATCCGCTACGACAGCGAGGAACCGGGCAGCACCGAGCTGGCGGTGCGTCGTCTGGCGGGCCAGTTGGGAATGAGCGACAGCGAGATCCACAGCCAGTTGAAAAAGGGCGACAGCCTGGCGTTTGAGAAGACCGACCTTTATCAGCAGGTTTTCCGCCTCGCCGAGAAAAGGGCGGGCAAGACTCTGCCGCGGGAGATGTTGCCAGGGATCCAGCTTGAGAGTCCGAAAATTACCCGTAATCTGACGACGGCGTGGTTTGCAAAACGGGTTGATGAGCGGCGGGCAAATTGTATGGCGCGGCGTTAA
- a CDS encoding lysophospholipid acyltransferase family protein: MFSLDNVLDDLWPQARPAPWQKKLLKKLFHEEEFQQFADRHRHLKGLDTVEQVLEYLNIRCAIPAHDLEQIPEYGPLVIIANHPTGTLDGLALLYAVSRVRRDVKVVTNRMLTHLEPLSSLFIPVDNIHGRTAKAALQQMDHQLQAGGVLIFFPAGEVSRLTLRGIRDKKWHSGFIKLAAKYRAPLLPAWINAHNSALFYASTLVSDNLPLLLLMQQMFRRRNSSLPVRIGQQIPWSSWFDAKSSARELTGRCYQHLEQLRKGLPGQFKTESAIARPEDRALLKRELHKAECLGRTTDGKVIYLWQRNGQEDAPLLRELGRLREIAFRAVGEGSGKRRDIDGYDDDYLHLILWDEDDLEIVGAYRFMPTAIQLAKRGLEGIYSYSLFHYDGRMDDVLQHGIELGRSFIQPRYWGRRGLDYLWSGIGAYLARYPHYRYLFGPVSISGGLPPAARDLLVAFYRLWFPATHPLAESRRPYPASLPDVLAQFGGEDYNDDLARLKSLLGNLGCAIPPLYKQYSEVCEPGGVQFIDFGSDPDFNNCVDGLVLVDLTYLKANRYQRYIGAHLGAQKSA, translated from the coding sequence ATGTTTAGTCTCGACAACGTACTCGATGACCTGTGGCCTCAGGCGAGGCCCGCCCCCTGGCAAAAGAAACTGTTAAAAAAGCTGTTTCATGAGGAAGAGTTTCAACAATTTGCCGATCGTCATCGCCACCTGAAGGGGCTTGATACGGTCGAACAGGTACTGGAATACCTCAATATCCGCTGCGCCATCCCGGCGCACGATCTCGAACAAATCCCCGAATATGGCCCGCTGGTCATTATCGCCAACCACCCCACCGGCACCCTCGACGGCCTGGCGCTCCTGTATGCGGTATCCCGCGTGCGCCGCGATGTCAAAGTGGTCACCAACCGCATGCTCACCCACCTTGAGCCCCTGAGCTCGCTGTTTATCCCGGTAGATAATATTCATGGCCGCACCGCTAAAGCGGCGCTGCAGCAGATGGATCACCAGCTGCAGGCCGGCGGGGTGCTGATCTTCTTCCCGGCGGGGGAAGTCTCCCGCCTCACCCTTCGCGGTATCCGCGATAAAAAATGGCACTCCGGCTTTATTAAGCTGGCGGCAAAATATCGCGCCCCGCTGCTGCCGGCGTGGATTAACGCCCATAACAGCGCCCTGTTTTACGCCAGCACGCTGGTCTCCGACAACCTGCCGCTGCTCCTGCTGATGCAGCAGATGTTTCGCCGGCGCAACAGCAGCCTGCCGGTGCGCATCGGCCAGCAGATCCCCTGGTCGAGCTGGTTCGATGCCAAGTCCAGCGCTCGCGAGCTTACCGGCCGCTGCTATCAGCACCTTGAACAACTGCGCAAAGGGCTGCCGGGCCAGTTCAAAACCGAAAGCGCCATCGCCCGTCCGGAAGACCGGGCATTGCTCAAACGCGAACTGCATAAGGCCGAGTGTCTGGGCCGCACCACCGACGGCAAAGTGATTTACCTCTGGCAGCGCAACGGCCAGGAGGACGCGCCGCTGCTGCGCGAGCTGGGACGTCTGCGGGAAATCGCCTTCCGCGCGGTCGGGGAAGGCAGCGGCAAACGGCGGGATATCGACGGGTATGACGACGACTATCTGCATCTGATCCTGTGGGATGAAGACGATCTGGAAATCGTCGGCGCTTACCGCTTTATGCCGACGGCCATCCAGCTGGCAAAGCGCGGCCTGGAAGGGATCTACAGTTACAGCCTGTTCCATTACGACGGGCGGATGGACGATGTCCTGCAGCACGGCATTGAGCTGGGGCGCAGCTTTATCCAGCCGCGCTACTGGGGGCGTCGCGGGCTGGACTACCTGTGGTCCGGCATCGGCGCTTATCTGGCGCGCTATCCGCACTATCGCTATCTGTTTGGTCCGGTGTCGATTTCTGGCGGGTTGCCGCCCGCCGCCCGCGATCTGCTGGTGGCGTTCTACCGGCTGTGGTTCCCGGCGACGCATCCGCTGGCGGAGTCGCGTCGACCTTATCCGGCGTCGCTGCCCGACGTGCTGGCGCAGTTTGGCGGGGAGGATTACAACGACGACCTGGCCCGGCTGAAGTCCCTGCTCGGCAATCTCGGCTGCGCGATCCCGCCGCTGTATAAGCAGTACTCGGAAGTGTGCGAGCCGGGCGGCGTGCAGTTTATCGATTTCGGCAGCGATCCGGATTTCAATAACTGCGTGGATGGTCTGGTGCTGGTGGATCTCACCTACCTGAAGGCCAATCGCTATCAGCGCTATATTGGCGCGCATCTGGGTGCGCAAAAATCGGCATAA
- the tauD gene encoding taurine dioxygenase: MSERLSITPLGPYIGAQVTGADLTRPLSDNQFEQLYHAVLRHQVVFLREQNITPAQQRDLALRFGDLHIHPVYPHAPGVEEIIVLDTHNDNPPDNDNWHTDVTFIDTPPAGAILAAKELPTTGGDTLWTSGIAAWEALSEPFRQLLSGLHAEHDFRKSFQEYKYNKTEAEHRRWQEAVAKHPPLLHPVVRTHPVTGKQALFVNEGFTTRIVEVSEKESAALLNFLFAHVTKPEFQVRWRWQPNDVAIWDNRVTQHYANADYLPQRRIMHRATILGDKPYYRAG; encoded by the coding sequence ATGAGTGAACGTCTGAGCATTACCCCGCTGGGGCCCTATATTGGCGCGCAGGTGACCGGGGCAGATTTAACCCGTCCGCTGAGCGACAACCAGTTTGAACAGCTGTATCACGCGGTGCTGCGTCATCAGGTAGTATTCCTGCGCGAGCAAAATATCACCCCGGCGCAACAGCGCGACCTGGCGCTGCGGTTTGGCGACCTGCATATCCATCCGGTCTACCCTCACGCCCCTGGCGTGGAAGAGATTATCGTCCTCGATACCCACAACGATAATCCGCCGGATAATGACAACTGGCATACCGATGTCACCTTTATCGACACGCCGCCCGCCGGCGCCATTCTGGCGGCGAAAGAGCTGCCGACGACCGGCGGGGACACCCTGTGGACCAGCGGCATTGCCGCCTGGGAAGCGCTGTCAGAACCTTTCCGGCAGCTGCTGAGCGGCCTGCATGCCGAACACGATTTCCGCAAATCGTTCCAGGAGTATAAGTACAACAAGACCGAAGCCGAGCATCGGCGCTGGCAGGAAGCGGTGGCGAAGCATCCGCCGCTGCTGCATCCGGTAGTGCGTACCCACCCGGTGACCGGCAAGCAGGCGCTGTTCGTTAATGAAGGCTTTACCACGCGAATTGTCGAGGTGAGTGAGAAAGAGAGCGCAGCGCTGCTGAACTTCCTGTTTGCTCATGTCACTAAACCGGAGTTCCAGGTGCGCTGGCGCTGGCAGCCGAACGATGTCGCTATCTGGGATAACCGGGTGACCCAGCATTACGCCAACGCCGACTATCTGCCGCAGCGGCGGATCATGCACCGGGCGACGATCCTCGGCGATAAGCCGTATTACCGGGCGGGGTAA
- a CDS encoding REP-associated tyrosine transposase, translating to MVAYRRYYIKGGTWFFTVNLKDRRSMHLTENIELLRYSVAVVKQHRPFIIDAWVVLPEHLHCIWTLPHNDDDFSSRWRDIKGCFSRTLKRQPLWQPRFWEHAIRDEDDYRRHVDYIHINPLKHGWVTRVIDWPFSTFHRDVQRGLYPPNWAGDSFDLSCGERR from the coding sequence GTGGTGGCTTATCGACGTTATTACATTAAGGGGGGAACCTGGTTCTTCACTGTTAACCTTAAAGACCGTAGAAGCATGCACCTAACTGAAAACATAGAATTATTGCGCTACTCTGTCGCCGTTGTTAAACAACATCGCCCCTTTATTATTGATGCCTGGGTGGTGTTGCCTGAACATCTGCATTGCATCTGGACACTACCTCATAATGATGACGATTTTTCTTCACGCTGGAGAGATATCAAAGGCTGTTTTAGCAGAACGTTAAAACGACAACCCCTCTGGCAACCGCGCTTCTGGGAGCATGCCATACGCGATGAAGATGATTACCGCCGACACGTTGATTACATCCATATCAATCCACTTAAGCATGGCTGGGTCACCCGGGTGATCGATTGGCCATTTTCAACCTTTCATCGCGATGTCCAGCGCGGGCTATATCCCCCAAATTGGGCTGGCGATAGCTTTGATCTTAGCTGCGGTGAACGCCGATAG
- the ampH gene encoding D-alanyl-D-alanine-carboxypeptidase/endopeptidase AmpH, whose translation MKRSLLIFAALCAASWTSVQAAQPTVDPVFASDVVDRYANHIYYGSGATGMALVVIDGNQRVFRSFGETRPGNNQHPQLDSVIRIASLSKLMTSEMLVKLLDQGVVKLNDPLSKYAPPGTRVPDWQGKPITLVNLATHTSALPREQPGGAAHRPVFVWPTRQQRWNWLSTATLKTAPGSQAAYSNLAFDLLADALSTAAGKPYPQLFEEQITRPLGMKDTTFTPSPDQCQRLMIPEKGASPCNNTLAAIGSGGVYSTPGDMMRWMQQFLSSDFYTRSQQADRMQTLIYQRNQLTRVIGMDVPGRADALGLGWVYMKPKNGHPGIIQKTGGGGGFITYMAMNPQANVGAFVVVTRSPLTRFNNMSDGINDLVSELSGAQPNMQTASQ comes from the coding sequence TTGAAACGTAGTTTGCTCATTTTTGCTGCGCTGTGCGCGGCGTCGTGGACCTCGGTGCAGGCCGCACAGCCTACCGTTGACCCGGTTTTCGCCTCGGATGTGGTCGATCGTTACGCCAATCATATCTACTACGGCAGCGGCGCCACCGGCATGGCGCTGGTGGTTATCGATGGCAATCAGCGTGTTTTTCGCAGCTTTGGCGAAACCCGCCCGGGGAATAATCAGCACCCGCAGCTCGACTCGGTGATCCGTATCGCCTCCCTCAGCAAACTGATGACCAGCGAGATGCTGGTGAAGCTGCTCGACCAGGGGGTGGTGAAACTCAACGATCCGCTGAGCAAATACGCCCCGCCGGGTACCCGGGTGCCTGACTGGCAGGGAAAACCAATCACCCTGGTTAACCTCGCAACCCATACCAGCGCCCTGCCGCGCGAGCAGCCTGGCGGCGCCGCTCATCGTCCGGTGTTTGTCTGGCCGACCCGCCAGCAGCGCTGGAACTGGCTCTCTACCGCGACCCTGAAGACCGCGCCGGGCTCACAGGCAGCCTACTCCAACCTGGCCTTTGATTTACTGGCGGACGCGCTCTCCACCGCTGCCGGCAAACCTTATCCGCAGCTGTTTGAAGAACAGATCACCCGGCCGCTGGGGATGAAGGACACCACCTTTACCCCGTCACCGGATCAGTGCCAGCGGCTGATGATCCCGGAAAAAGGCGCCAGCCCATGCAACAACACCCTGGCGGCGATCGGCAGCGGCGGAGTCTACTCGACGCCGGGGGATATGATGCGCTGGATGCAGCAGTTCCTGTCATCCGATTTCTATACCCGCAGCCAGCAGGCCGATCGGATGCAGACGCTGATTTATCAGCGTAACCAACTGACCCGGGTGATTGGTATGGACGTGCCGGGCCGCGCCGACGCGCTGGGACTTGGCTGGGTGTATATGAAGCCGAAGAATGGCCATCCGGGGATTATTCAGAAAACCGGCGGCGGCGGCGGGTTTATCACCTATATGGCGATGAATCCGCAGGCTAACGTCGGCGCCTTTGTGGTGGTAACCCGCTCGCCGTTAACCCGCTTCAACAATATGAGCGATGGCATCAACGACCTGGTCAGCGAGCTGAGCGGCGCGCAGCCCAACATGCAGACGGCCAGCCAGTAA
- a CDS encoding isochorismatase family protein, protein MVVDMQNGVFATPRLARERCVAQINRLVRAADKVIFIQHDEAGGLEAGSEGFALLPELEQPAGALFVTKTACDAFYHTSLAQVLDEHDIQQFVICGCATDYCLDTTIKNGASRGYGIVIAEDAHTTADRPAAQAATLIAHYNEVWRTLTVPGNPLQVKPTETILHAWQQN, encoded by the coding sequence ATGGTCGTGGATATGCAAAACGGCGTGTTCGCCACGCCGCGTCTGGCGCGCGAGCGCTGCGTCGCGCAAATTAATCGTCTGGTGCGCGCGGCGGACAAGGTTATTTTCATTCAGCATGATGAGGCCGGCGGCCTCGAAGCCGGCAGCGAAGGCTTCGCCCTGCTTCCCGAGCTGGAACAGCCAGCTGGCGCGCTGTTTGTCACCAAAACCGCCTGCGACGCCTTCTACCACACCTCGCTGGCGCAGGTGCTGGACGAACACGACATTCAGCAGTTCGTCATCTGCGGCTGCGCCACCGACTACTGCCTCGACACCACCATTAAAAACGGCGCCAGCCGCGGGTACGGTATTGTGATCGCGGAAGATGCCCATACCACCGCCGACCGCCCCGCCGCGCAGGCCGCGACGCTTATCGCCCACTACAATGAGGTGTGGCGTACGCTGACCGTTCCTGGCAATCCTTTACAGGTGAAACCCACAGAAACAATTCTGCACGCCTGGCAGCAGAACTAA
- the tauB gene encoding taurine ABC transporter ATP-binding subunit, whose amino-acid sequence MLQISHLSADYGGKPALADINLTLESGELLVVLGPSGCGKTTLLNLIAGFVPYQHGSITLEGQRVTGPGAERGVVFQNEGLLPWRNVQDNVALGLQLAGVDKAQRRQAAAQMLKKVGLEGAEKRFIWQLSGGQRQRVGIARALAANPQLLLLDEPFGALDAFTREQMQTLLLKLWHETGKQVLLITHDIEEAIFMATELVLLSPGPGRVVERLRLDFSRRFVAGESCRSIKSDPRFIEQREYILSRVFDQREAFS is encoded by the coding sequence ATGCTGCAAATCTCGCATCTTTCCGCCGACTACGGCGGTAAACCGGCGCTGGCGGATATCAACCTGACGCTGGAGAGTGGGGAGCTGTTGGTGGTGCTGGGGCCTTCGGGCTGCGGTAAAACTACCCTGCTGAACCTGATTGCCGGATTCGTGCCCTATCAGCACGGCAGCATCACCCTCGAAGGTCAGCGGGTGACCGGGCCGGGCGCAGAGCGCGGCGTGGTCTTCCAGAACGAAGGCCTGCTGCCGTGGCGCAATGTGCAGGATAACGTGGCGCTGGGCCTCCAGCTGGCGGGCGTGGATAAAGCGCAGCGCCGGCAAGCGGCGGCGCAGATGCTGAAGAAGGTGGGTCTCGAAGGGGCGGAAAAACGCTTTATCTGGCAGCTGTCCGGCGGTCAACGCCAGCGGGTGGGCATCGCCCGGGCGCTGGCGGCGAATCCGCAGCTGTTGCTGCTGGATGAGCCCTTCGGCGCGCTTGACGCCTTTACCCGCGAGCAGATGCAGACATTGCTGCTGAAACTGTGGCATGAGACCGGCAAACAGGTGCTGCTGATCACTCATGACATTGAAGAGGCCATCTTTATGGCCACCGAGCTGGTGCTGCTGTCGCCGGGGCCGGGACGGGTGGTGGAGCGGCTGCGGCTTGATTTTAGCCGTCGCTTTGTCGCGGGCGAATCCTGCCGCAGCATCAAATCCGACCCGCGGTTTATTGAACAGCGGGAATACATTCTGAGCCGGGTGTTTGACCAACGGGAGGCTTTCTCATGA
- the tauC gene encoding taurine ABC transporter permease TauC has translation MSVVLNDKPRQTTLKWRWPLSRQLTLSVATLAVLLAVWWAVAALQLISPLFLPPPGQVLQKLITIAGPQGFMDATLWQHLAASLTRIVIALLAAVLIGVPVGIAMGLNSTVRGILDPLIELYRPVPPLAYLPLMVIWFGIGETSKILLIYLAIFAPVAMSALAGVKSAQQVRIRAARSLGASRAQVLWLVILPGALPEILTGLRIGLGVGWSTLVAAELIAATRGLGFMVQSAGEFLATDVVLAGIAVIAIIAFLLELGLRALQRRLTPWHGEVQ, from the coding sequence ATGAGCGTGGTACTGAACGACAAACCGCGTCAGACGACGCTGAAGTGGCGCTGGCCGCTCTCCCGTCAGCTCACCCTCAGCGTGGCGACTCTGGCGGTATTGCTGGCCGTCTGGTGGGCGGTCGCGGCGCTGCAGCTGATTAGCCCGCTGTTTCTGCCGCCGCCGGGTCAGGTACTGCAAAAGCTTATCACCATCGCCGGGCCGCAGGGTTTTATGGATGCGACGCTCTGGCAGCATCTGGCGGCGAGCCTGACGCGGATCGTCATCGCCTTGCTGGCGGCAGTGCTTATTGGCGTACCGGTGGGGATCGCCATGGGGCTCAACTCGACGGTGCGTGGGATCCTCGATCCGCTGATCGAACTCTATCGTCCGGTGCCGCCGCTGGCCTACCTACCGCTGATGGTGATCTGGTTTGGCATCGGTGAAACCTCGAAGATCCTGCTGATCTACCTGGCGATTTTCGCGCCGGTAGCCATGTCGGCGCTGGCAGGGGTAAAAAGCGCGCAGCAGGTGCGCATTCGCGCCGCCCGTTCGCTGGGCGCCAGCCGGGCGCAGGTGCTGTGGCTGGTGATCCTGCCCGGCGCGCTGCCGGAGATCCTCACCGGGCTGCGCATTGGTCTCGGGGTGGGCTGGTCAACGCTGGTGGCCGCTGAGCTGATCGCTGCCACCCGCGGATTAGGATTTATGGTGCAGTCTGCCGGCGAGTTTCTCGCCACCGATGTGGTGCTGGCGGGGATCGCGGTGATTGCCATTATCGCCTTTTTACTGGAACTGGGTCTGCGCGCGCTGCAGCGTCGCCTGACGCCCTGGCATGGAGAAGTACAATGA
- the sbmA gene encoding peptide antibiotic transporter SbmA: MFKSFFPKPGPFFISAFIWSLLAVIFWQAGGGDWLLRVTGASQNVAISAARFWSLNYLVFYAYYLFCVGVFALFWFVYCPHRWQYWSILGTSLIIFVTWFLVEVGVAINAWYAPFYDLIQSALATPHKVSINQFYHEIGIFLGIALIAVIIGVMNNFFVSHYVFRWRTAMNEHYMAHWQHLRHIEGAAQRVQEDTMRFASTLEDMGVSFINAVMTLIAFLPVLVTLSEHVPDLPIVGHLPYGLVIAAIVWSLMGTGLLAVVGIKLPGLEFKNQRVEAAYRKELVYGEDDETRATPPTVRELFSAVRRNYFRLYFHYMYFNIARILYLQVDNVFGLFLLFPSIVAGTITLGLMTQITNVFGQVRGSFQYLISSWTTLVELMSIYKRLRSFERELDGKPLQEAIPTLR, encoded by the coding sequence ATGTTTAAATCTTTTTTCCCCAAACCGGGGCCGTTTTTTATTTCTGCCTTTATCTGGTCGCTGCTGGCCGTGATCTTTTGGCAGGCGGGCGGCGGCGACTGGCTGCTGCGGGTCACCGGAGCATCGCAAAATGTGGCGATCAGCGCGGCGCGCTTCTGGTCGCTCAACTATCTGGTGTTCTACGCTTACTATCTGTTTTGCGTCGGCGTGTTTGCACTCTTCTGGTTTGTCTACTGCCCGCATCGCTGGCAGTACTGGTCGATTCTCGGCACGTCGCTCATCATCTTCGTCACCTGGTTTCTGGTGGAAGTCGGGGTGGCGATCAACGCCTGGTATGCGCCGTTCTACGACCTGATCCAGAGCGCGCTGGCCACCCCGCATAAGGTCAGCATCAACCAGTTTTATCATGAGATCGGCATCTTTCTCGGCATCGCGCTCATCGCGGTGATCATTGGCGTGATGAACAACTTCTTCGTCAGCCACTACGTCTTCCGCTGGCGCACGGCGATGAACGAACACTATATGGCCCACTGGCAGCATCTGCGCCATATCGAAGGCGCCGCGCAGCGTGTGCAGGAAGATACCATGCGCTTTGCCTCCACCCTGGAAGATATGGGGGTAAGCTTTATCAACGCGGTGATGACCTTGATCGCCTTCCTGCCGGTGCTGGTGACGCTCTCCGAACACGTTCCCGACCTGCCTATCGTCGGCCATTTGCCGTATGGTCTGGTGATTGCCGCTATCGTCTGGTCGCTGATGGGGACCGGCCTGCTGGCGGTGGTGGGGATTAAGCTGCCGGGCCTGGAGTTTAAAAACCAGCGCGTGGAAGCCGCCTATCGTAAAGAGCTGGTCTACGGTGAGGACGATGAAACCCGCGCCACGCCGCCGACGGTGCGCGAGCTGTTCAGCGCGGTGCGTCGCAACTATTTCCGTCTCTATTTCCACTATATGTATTTCAATATCGCCCGCATTCTCTACCTGCAGGTGGATAACGTTTTCGGCCTTTTCCTGCTGTTTCCGTCGATCGTTGCCGGTACGATTACCCTCGGGCTGATGACGCAAATTACCAACGTCTTCGGCCAGGTGCGCGGCTCGTTCCAGTACCTGATTAGCTCGTGGACGACGCTGGTGGAACTGATGTCCATCTACAAACGTCTGCGCAGTTTTGAACGCGAGCTGGACGGCAAGCCGCTGCAGGAAGCGATCCCGACATTACGTTAA